From Lycium ferocissimum isolate CSIRO_LF1 chromosome 12, AGI_CSIRO_Lferr_CH_V1, whole genome shotgun sequence, one genomic window encodes:
- the LOC132039585 gene encoding small ribosomal subunit protein eS19x, producing the protein MEGGIAKTVKDVSPHDFVKAYAAHLKRSGKMELPEWTDIVKTGKLKELAPYDPDWYYIRAASMARKIYLRGGIGVGGFRRIYGGNQRNGSRPRHFCKSSGSVARHILQQLQTMNIIDFEPKGGRRITSNGQRDLDQVAGRIAVAV; encoded by the exons ATGGAGGGAGGAATAGCAAAAACAGTGAAGGATGTTTCCCCACATGACTTTGTTAAGGCTTATGCCGCTCACCTCAAACGCTCCGGCAAG ATGGAGCTTCCTGAGTGGACTGACATTGTCAAGACTGGTAAGCTCAAGGAGCTTGCCCCATATGACCCTGATTGGTACTACATTAGAGCTG CTTCTATGGCAAGGAAGATCTATTTGAGGGGTGGTATTGGTGTTGGTGGATTCCGAAGAATCTATGGTGGTAACCAGAGGAATGGCAGCCGTCCCCGTCATTTCTGCAAGAGCAGTGGTTCAGTTGCACGCCACATCCTTCAGCAATTGCAGACCATGAACATCATCGACTTTGAGCCTAAGGG TGGAAGGAGGATCACATCCAATGGCCAGCGAGATCTTGACCAAGTTGCTGGAAGAATTGCTGTTGCTGTTTAA